Proteins from a single region of Polyangiaceae bacterium:
- a CDS encoding DUF2203 domain-containing protein — protein sequence MRKPRVFSVAEVNALIPELSTIVKRQIDWQAQIEEGLADLAKTVGGLPRTLDEDNADSGPVAELKSELRRRIERYERGWRDVTELGAVVKDPDVGLVDFYGRVDGRLVWFCWRFGEETLRYYHELDAGFSARRPLRPEARLLN from the coding sequence ATGCGCAAGCCTCGAGTCTTTTCCGTCGCCGAGGTCAACGCACTGATCCCCGAGCTATCGACGATCGTGAAGCGGCAAATCGACTGGCAAGCGCAGATCGAGGAAGGGTTGGCGGATCTGGCCAAGACCGTGGGTGGGTTGCCGCGAACCTTGGACGAAGACAACGCGGACAGCGGGCCCGTTGCAGAATTGAAGAGCGAGCTACGGCGCCGGATCGAACGCTACGAGCGCGGGTGGCGCGACGTGACGGAACTCGGTGCGGTGGTGAAAGACCCGGATGTGGGACTCGTGGACTTCTACGGGCGCGTCGACGGGCGCCTGGTGTGGTTTTGTTGGCGGTTCGGCGAGGAAACCCTGCGCTACTATCACGAGCTGGATGCTGGGTTTTCCGCGCGCCGACCCTTGCGCCCGGAAGCTCGATTGCTGAACTGA
- a CDS encoding MerR family transcriptional regulator: MARQSGSTLRTVRFYEEAGILTPSRRTDGGHRLFDETELGKLRLVSDLRAAGLSLDDIRCVLDTKRMAPTGALASAAVLGKLEDQIDRMQERVHLLQRLIKQLSEARSVLERCRKCTNQQNFPDDCGECKTLEDVDPVPPAVSVLWNVNR; the protein is encoded by the coding sequence ATGGCGCGCCAATCTGGCAGCACGCTGCGCACCGTACGCTTCTACGAGGAAGCTGGCATCCTCACGCCCTCTCGCCGCACCGACGGCGGGCATCGACTCTTTGACGAAACCGAGCTCGGCAAGTTGCGTCTCGTCAGCGACCTGCGTGCCGCGGGGCTCTCCCTGGACGACATTCGCTGCGTGCTGGACACGAAGCGCATGGCCCCCACGGGTGCGCTGGCCTCGGCAGCCGTACTCGGCAAGCTCGAGGACCAGATCGACCGCATGCAAGAACGCGTGCACTTGCTGCAACGCTTGATCAAGCAGCTGTCCGAGGCGCGCAGTGTGCTGGAGCGCTGTCGCAAGTGTACCAACCAACAGAACTTCCCAGACGACTGTGGCGAGTGCAAAACCCTGGAAGACGTCGATCCCGTACCTCCCGCGGTCAGTGTGCTGTGGAACGTGAATCGCTAG